The Deltaproteobacteria bacterium genome contains a region encoding:
- a CDS encoding class I SAM-dependent methyltransferase, whose protein sequence is MAQITDPLRQHDWNSPEYVEDWAQRQRRNETLRARQFALIAELIPFESGDAFRFMDVGCGYGALSKFLLESFPRATAVCHDGSAAMADLGSERMKDLAGRFEYVISDFSKKDWSRAADGEFDLVVSCNAIHNVRVGEIIGDVYQEIFGRLRSGGHFFNLDRGSATMDDQLAWFRSAGFQDVACHQKSSGLSLYGGSKP, encoded by the coding sequence ATGGCACAGATCACCGACCCGCTCCGGCAGCATGATTGGAATTCCCCGGAATACGTCGAGGATTGGGCTCAACGCCAGCGGCGCAACGAAACGTTGCGGGCCCGCCAGTTCGCGCTTATCGCGGAGCTGATACCGTTCGAGAGCGGGGATGCCTTCCGGTTCATGGACGTCGGGTGCGGCTACGGTGCGCTCAGCAAATTTCTCCTGGAATCCTTTCCCCGGGCCACGGCGGTGTGCCATGACGGCTCCGCGGCCATGGCCGACCTCGGCAGCGAACGCATGAAGGACCTCGCGGGACGGTTCGAGTACGTCATCTCGGACTTCAGCAAGAAGGACTGGAGCCGCGCGGCCGACGGCGAGTTCGACCTCGTGGTGTCGTGCAACGCCATCCACAACGTCCGGGTGGGAGAGATCATCGGGGACGTCTACCAGGAGATCTTCGGGCGGCTGCGCTCCGGCGGGCATTTCTTCAACCTCGATCGCGGATCGGCCACCATGGACGATCAGCTCGCTTGGTTCCGGAGCGCGGGCTTCCAGGACGTGGCGTGCCACCAGAAGAGCTCCGGCCTCTCCCTTTATGGAGGCTCCAAACCCTGA